One segment of Synchiropus splendidus isolate RoL2022-P1 chromosome 4, RoL_Sspl_1.0, whole genome shotgun sequence DNA contains the following:
- the snx13 gene encoding sorting nexin-13 isoform X3 → MIHVHQQQQQEQRTQASLSIWGWGGLGVVLFLVTFGPFAIFYLAFYIFCFIGGGFAVTLLFGKINSERHLEKCEHSYLPPTQIGIAKTLDEMRLENKPIKIDRRLTGSSFIDEPLQQVIQFALRDYIQYWYYTLSEDESFILEIRQTLQNALVQFSTRSKEVDWQPYFTTRLVDDFATHLRVFRKAQDRLPDREDKQRDITDELVDSFFEAEVEMERKICRDVVCTSLKEEEGFLRDLCELLLYLLLPPGDFHNKNMRYFLREVLARGVLLPLINQLSDPDYINQFVIWMIRDTSCNYEAFMNILKLTDKPAELEAVKDKVLEELQYLRSLDTAGDDINVIKNQINSLLFVKKVCETRIQRLHSGKDVDAFKLAANFGKLCVIPLDHILVHNIALQFFMDFMQAAGAQAELFFWLTVEGYRVTAQQQLEAMHDWQKDGKKQSSTTKGLLKAAALGVYEQYLSDKASPRVQVSESSVVELGERLQRDDPTPEIFDDIQRKVYDMMLRDERYYPSFKQSPLYVRMLAELDMLKEPSYRGSDDGDGESFNGSPTGSINVSLDDLSNSCHDESMHIHAFISDTGVCNDHGKTYALYAITVLRRNPDGSEDCWKTYRRYSDFHDFHMRITEQFENLASILKLPGKKTFNNMDREFLERRKKDLNAYLQVLLNPETVKACPTLIQHVYVFLENKAYSKGKGEFARKIDTLVNPLRSSMRNVSNAVKALPDSLAEGMNKVSDNMGRMSERLGQDIKQSIFKVPPLLPKSDIDPEHCRVSAQLDDNVDDNIPLRVMLLLMDEVFDLKEKNQWLRRNIKNLLQQLIRATYGDTINRKIVDHVDFLTSPEQVAEYVKKFRDSYWPNGILAEKSPRRDKCVRMRTRVAAKTSLLGIMPDELKHIIGADTTRKGILRVFDMFQYQPMNRRLVYVFLEGFLETMFPQYKFPDLFVKLHSRSPRLHRYSQKFKSSSLKR, encoded by the exons GCCAGTCTGTCCATCTGGGGATGGGGGGGTCTTGGAGTTGTGCTTTTCCTCGTCACATTTGGACCTTTTGCCATATTCTACCTGGCCTTTTACATCTTCTGCTTCATTGGAGG GGGCTTTGCAGTCACTTTGCTGTTTGGAAAGATCAACTCCGAGAGACACCTGGAGAAGTGCGAGCATTCTTATCTGCCCCCCACCCAAATTGGTATAGCAAAG ACATTAGATGAGATGAGGCTTGAAAATAAGCCCATTAAAATTGACAGGAGGCTGACCGGCTCCAGTTTCATAGATGAACCGCTGCAGCAG GTGATCCAGTTTGCTTTGAGAGATTATATCCAGTACTGGTACTACACGCTGAGTGAGGATGAGTCCTTTATATTGGAGATCAGACAAACACTGCAGAATGCCCTGGTCCAGTTCTCTACAAG GTCTAAAGAGGTGGACTGGCAGCCTTACTTTACAACTCGTCTGGTGGACGACTTCGCCACACATTTACGTGTCTTTCGCAAAGCCCAGGATCGGCTCCCTGATCGGGAGGACAAGCAAA GGGACATCACAGACGAACTGGTGGACTCGTTCTTCGAAGCCGAAGTGGAGATGGAGCGAAAGATTTGTCGAGATGTTGTTTGCACGTCACTCAAAGAAGAGGAAG GTTTTCTGCGTGACTTGTGTGAGTTGCTTCTGTACCTGTTACTACCTCCTGGAGATTTCCACAACAAGAATATGAGATACTTCCTCAGA GAGGTTCTTGCACGTGGCGTGCTCCTCCCCCTGATCAACCAGCTGAGCGATCCAGACTATATCAACCAGTTTGTCATCTGGATG ATTCGGGACACCAGCTGTAACTAtgaagctttcatgaacatTCTGAAACTGACCGACAAGCCTGCTGAGCTAGAAGCTGTGAAGGACAAggtgctggaggagctgcagtaTCTTCGCTCTCTGGACACTGCTGGAGATG ACATCAATGTGATCAAGAACCAGATAAACAGTCTTCTATTTGTGAAGAAGGTGTGTGAGACCAGGATCCAGAGACTGCACTCTGGCAAG GATGTGGATGCCTTTAAGCTGGCAGCCAACTTTGGCAAGCTGTGTGTCATCCCATTGGACCACATCCTCGTCCACAACATAGCGCTGCAGTTCTTTATGG ATTTCATGCAGGCAGCGGGAGCCCAGGCGGAACTCTTCTTCTGGCTCACGGTGGAGGGCTATAGAGTGAcggctcagcagcagctggaagccATGCATGACTGGCAGAAAGATGGGAAGAAACAAAGCAGCACCACCAAGGGGCTGCTAAAGGCTGCTGCATTGGGAGTCTATGAGCAATACCTCTCAGACAAG GCTTCTCCCCGCGTTCAAGTGAGTGAGTCGTCAGTGGTAGAACTGGGAGAGAGGCTGCAGAGAGATGACCCCACTCCGGAGATATTTGATGACATCCAGAGAAAG GTGTATGACATGATGCTACGTGATGAGCGCTACTACCCCTCCTTCAAGCAGAGTCCTCTCTACGTCCGCATGCTGGCAGAGCTGGACATGCTGAAGGAGCCCAGCTACCGGGGGTCAGACGATGGCGACGGCGAGTCTTTCAACGGATCTCCGACTGGAAGCATAAACGTA TCTCTGGACGACCTGTCCAACTCCTGCCATGACGAATCTATGCACATCCATGCCTTCATCTCTGATACAG GGGTCTGCAATGACCACGGTAAAACCTACGCACTGTACGCCATCACTGTGTTAAGACGCAACCCGGACGGCAGCGAAGACTGCTGGAAGACGTACCGGAGGTACTCGGACTTCCATGACTTCCACATGAGGATCACAGAACAG TTTGAAAACTTGGCGTCCATCCTCAAGCTGCCTGGGAAGAAGACCTTCAACAACATGGACAGAGAGTTTCTGGAGCGGAGGAAGAAAGATCTCAATGCATATCTACAG GTGCTGCTGAACCCAGAGACGGTGAAGGCCTGTCCGACCCTGATCCAGCACGTCTATGTTTTCCTGGAGAACAAGGCCTACAGCAAGGGCAAAGGAGAGTTTGCACGCAAG ATCGACACGCTTGTGAATCCCCTGCGGAGCTCCATGAGGAATGTGTCCAACGCAGTCAAGGCGCTGCCCGACAGCCTGGCTGAAGGCATGAACAAGGTGTCGGACAACATGGGCCGCATGTCTGAGCGCCTGGGCCAGGACATCAAACAGTCCATATTTAAG GTTCCCCCCCTACTGCCCAAGTCTGACATTGACCCTGAGCACTGTCGGGTATCGGCCCAGCTGGACGACAAC GTGGACGACAACATCCCTCTGAGAGTGATGCTGCTCCTCATGGACGAGGTGTTCGACCTGAAGGAGAAGAACCAGTGGCTGCGCAGGAACATCAAgaacctgctgcagcagctcatccGAGCCACTTACGGAGACACCATCAACAG GAAAATCGTGGACCATGTGGACTTCCTCACGTCCCCAGAGCAGGTGGCAGAATACGTCAAGAAGTTCAG GGACTCCTACTGGCCCAACGGTATTCTGGCAGAGAAGTCTCCTCGCCGGGACAAGTGCGTGCGCATGAGGACACGTGTCGCTGCGAAAACCAGTCTGCTGGGGATCATGCCAG ACGAGCTCAAGCACATCATCGGCGCGGACACCACCAGGAAGGGGATCTTGCGAGTCTTCGACATGTTCCAGTATCAGCCCATGAACCGGCGCCTGGTCTACGTGTTCCTAGAAGGCTTCCTGGAGACCATGTTTCCCCAGTACAAATTCCCCGACCTCTTCGTCAAACTGCACTCCCGCTCCCCCCGCCTGCACAGATACAGCCAGAAATTCAAATCCTCCTCGCTCAAGAGGTGA
- the snx13 gene encoding sorting nexin-13 isoform X4, translated as MIHVHQQQQQEQRTQASLSIWGWGGLGVVLFLVTFGPFAIFYLAFYIFCFIGGGFAVTLLFGKINSERHLEKCEHSYLPPTQIGIAKTLDEMRLENKPIKIDRRLTGSSFIDEPLQQVIQFALRDYIQYWYYTLSEDESFILEIRQTLQNALVQFSTRSKEVDWQPYFTTRLVDDFATHLRVFRKAQDRLPDREDKQRDITDELVDSFFEAEVEMERKICRDVVCTSLKEEEGFLRDLCELLLYLLLPPGDFHNKNMRYFLREVLARGVLLPLINQLSDPDYINQFVIWMIRDTSCNYEAFMNILKLTDKPAELEAVKDKVLEELQYLRSLDTAGDDINVIKNQINSLLFVKKVCETRIQRLHSGKDVDAFKLAANFGKLCVIPLDHILVHNIALQFFMDFMQAAGAQAELFFWLTVEGYRVTAQQQLEAMHDWQKDGKKQSSTTKGLLKAAALGVYEQYLSDKASPRVQVSESSVVELGERLQRDDPTPEIFDDIQRKVYDMMLRDERYYPSFKQSPLYVRMLAELDMLKEPSYRGSDDGDGESFNGSPTGSINSLDDLSNSCHDESMHIHAFISDTGVCNDHGKTYALYAITVLRRNPDGSEDCWKTYRRYSDFHDFHMRITEQFENLASILKLPGKKTFNNMDREFLERRKKDLNAYLQVLLNPETVKACPTLIQHVYVFLENKAYSKGKGEFARKIDTLVNPLRSSMRNVSNAVKALPDSLAEGMNKVSDNMGRMSERLGQDIKQSIFKVPPLLPKSDIDPEHCRVSAQLDDNVDDNIPLRVMLLLMDEVFDLKEKNQWLRRNIKNLLQQLIRATYGDTINRKIVDHVDFLTSPEQVAEYVKKFRDSYWPNGILAEKSPRRDKCVRMRTRVAAKTSLLGIMPDELKHIIGADTTRKGILRVFDMFQYQPMNRRLVYVFLEGFLETMFPQYKFPDLFVKLHSRSPRLHRYSQKFKSSSLKR; from the exons GCCAGTCTGTCCATCTGGGGATGGGGGGGTCTTGGAGTTGTGCTTTTCCTCGTCACATTTGGACCTTTTGCCATATTCTACCTGGCCTTTTACATCTTCTGCTTCATTGGAGG GGGCTTTGCAGTCACTTTGCTGTTTGGAAAGATCAACTCCGAGAGACACCTGGAGAAGTGCGAGCATTCTTATCTGCCCCCCACCCAAATTGGTATAGCAAAG ACATTAGATGAGATGAGGCTTGAAAATAAGCCCATTAAAATTGACAGGAGGCTGACCGGCTCCAGTTTCATAGATGAACCGCTGCAGCAG GTGATCCAGTTTGCTTTGAGAGATTATATCCAGTACTGGTACTACACGCTGAGTGAGGATGAGTCCTTTATATTGGAGATCAGACAAACACTGCAGAATGCCCTGGTCCAGTTCTCTACAAG GTCTAAAGAGGTGGACTGGCAGCCTTACTTTACAACTCGTCTGGTGGACGACTTCGCCACACATTTACGTGTCTTTCGCAAAGCCCAGGATCGGCTCCCTGATCGGGAGGACAAGCAAA GGGACATCACAGACGAACTGGTGGACTCGTTCTTCGAAGCCGAAGTGGAGATGGAGCGAAAGATTTGTCGAGATGTTGTTTGCACGTCACTCAAAGAAGAGGAAG GTTTTCTGCGTGACTTGTGTGAGTTGCTTCTGTACCTGTTACTACCTCCTGGAGATTTCCACAACAAGAATATGAGATACTTCCTCAGA GAGGTTCTTGCACGTGGCGTGCTCCTCCCCCTGATCAACCAGCTGAGCGATCCAGACTATATCAACCAGTTTGTCATCTGGATG ATTCGGGACACCAGCTGTAACTAtgaagctttcatgaacatTCTGAAACTGACCGACAAGCCTGCTGAGCTAGAAGCTGTGAAGGACAAggtgctggaggagctgcagtaTCTTCGCTCTCTGGACACTGCTGGAGATG ACATCAATGTGATCAAGAACCAGATAAACAGTCTTCTATTTGTGAAGAAGGTGTGTGAGACCAGGATCCAGAGACTGCACTCTGGCAAG GATGTGGATGCCTTTAAGCTGGCAGCCAACTTTGGCAAGCTGTGTGTCATCCCATTGGACCACATCCTCGTCCACAACATAGCGCTGCAGTTCTTTATGG ATTTCATGCAGGCAGCGGGAGCCCAGGCGGAACTCTTCTTCTGGCTCACGGTGGAGGGCTATAGAGTGAcggctcagcagcagctggaagccATGCATGACTGGCAGAAAGATGGGAAGAAACAAAGCAGCACCACCAAGGGGCTGCTAAAGGCTGCTGCATTGGGAGTCTATGAGCAATACCTCTCAGACAAG GCTTCTCCCCGCGTTCAAGTGAGTGAGTCGTCAGTGGTAGAACTGGGAGAGAGGCTGCAGAGAGATGACCCCACTCCGGAGATATTTGATGACATCCAGAGAAAG GTGTATGACATGATGCTACGTGATGAGCGCTACTACCCCTCCTTCAAGCAGAGTCCTCTCTACGTCCGCATGCTGGCAGAGCTGGACATGCTGAAGGAGCCCAGCTACCGGGGGTCAGACGATGGCGACGGCGAGTCTTTCAACGGATCTCCGACTGGAAGCATAAAC TCTCTGGACGACCTGTCCAACTCCTGCCATGACGAATCTATGCACATCCATGCCTTCATCTCTGATACAG GGGTCTGCAATGACCACGGTAAAACCTACGCACTGTACGCCATCACTGTGTTAAGACGCAACCCGGACGGCAGCGAAGACTGCTGGAAGACGTACCGGAGGTACTCGGACTTCCATGACTTCCACATGAGGATCACAGAACAG TTTGAAAACTTGGCGTCCATCCTCAAGCTGCCTGGGAAGAAGACCTTCAACAACATGGACAGAGAGTTTCTGGAGCGGAGGAAGAAAGATCTCAATGCATATCTACAG GTGCTGCTGAACCCAGAGACGGTGAAGGCCTGTCCGACCCTGATCCAGCACGTCTATGTTTTCCTGGAGAACAAGGCCTACAGCAAGGGCAAAGGAGAGTTTGCACGCAAG ATCGACACGCTTGTGAATCCCCTGCGGAGCTCCATGAGGAATGTGTCCAACGCAGTCAAGGCGCTGCCCGACAGCCTGGCTGAAGGCATGAACAAGGTGTCGGACAACATGGGCCGCATGTCTGAGCGCCTGGGCCAGGACATCAAACAGTCCATATTTAAG GTTCCCCCCCTACTGCCCAAGTCTGACATTGACCCTGAGCACTGTCGGGTATCGGCCCAGCTGGACGACAAC GTGGACGACAACATCCCTCTGAGAGTGATGCTGCTCCTCATGGACGAGGTGTTCGACCTGAAGGAGAAGAACCAGTGGCTGCGCAGGAACATCAAgaacctgctgcagcagctcatccGAGCCACTTACGGAGACACCATCAACAG GAAAATCGTGGACCATGTGGACTTCCTCACGTCCCCAGAGCAGGTGGCAGAATACGTCAAGAAGTTCAG GGACTCCTACTGGCCCAACGGTATTCTGGCAGAGAAGTCTCCTCGCCGGGACAAGTGCGTGCGCATGAGGACACGTGTCGCTGCGAAAACCAGTCTGCTGGGGATCATGCCAG ACGAGCTCAAGCACATCATCGGCGCGGACACCACCAGGAAGGGGATCTTGCGAGTCTTCGACATGTTCCAGTATCAGCCCATGAACCGGCGCCTGGTCTACGTGTTCCTAGAAGGCTTCCTGGAGACCATGTTTCCCCAGTACAAATTCCCCGACCTCTTCGTCAAACTGCACTCCCGCTCCCCCCGCCTGCACAGATACAGCCAGAAATTCAAATCCTCCTCGCTCAAGAGGTGA
- the snx13 gene encoding sorting nexin-13 isoform X1, producing the protein MIHVHQQQQQEQRTQASLSIWGWGGLGVVLFLVTFGPFAIFYLAFYIFCFIGGGFAVTLLFGKINSERHLEKCEHSYLPPTQIGIAKTLDEMRLENKPIKIDRRLTGSSFIDEPLQQVIQFALRDYIQYWYYTLSEDESFILEIRQTLQNALVQFSTRSKEVDWQPYFTTRLVDDFATHLRVFRKAQDRLPDREDKQRDITDELVDSFFEAEVEMERKICRDVVCTSLKEEEGFLRDLCELLLYLLLPPGDFHNKNMRYFLREVLARGVLLPLINQLSDPDYINQFVIWMIRDTSCNYEAFMNILKLTDKPAELEAVKDKVLEELQYLRSLDTAGDDINVIKNQINSLLFVKKVCETRIQRLHSGKDVDAFKLAANFGKLCVIPLDHILVHNIALQFFMDFMQAAGAQAELFFWLTVEGYRVTAQQQLEAMHDWQKDGKKQSSTTKGLLKAAALGVYEQYLSDKASPRVQVSESSVVELGERLQRDDPTPEIFDDIQRKVYDMMLRDERYYPSFKQSPLYVRMLAELDMLKEPSYRGSDDGDGESFNGSPTGSINVSLDDLSNSCHDESMHIHAFISDTADASLPGFWAAAGVCNDHGKTYALYAITVLRRNPDGSEDCWKTYRRYSDFHDFHMRITEQFENLASILKLPGKKTFNNMDREFLERRKKDLNAYLQVLLNPETVKACPTLIQHVYVFLENKAYSKGKGEFARKIDTLVNPLRSSMRNVSNAVKALPDSLAEGMNKVSDNMGRMSERLGQDIKQSIFKVPPLLPKSDIDPEHCRVSAQLDDNVDDNIPLRVMLLLMDEVFDLKEKNQWLRRNIKNLLQQLIRATYGDTINRKIVDHVDFLTSPEQVAEYVKKFRDSYWPNGILAEKSPRRDKCVRMRTRVAAKTSLLGIMPDELKHIIGADTTRKGILRVFDMFQYQPMNRRLVYVFLEGFLETMFPQYKFPDLFVKLHSRSPRLHRYSQKFKSSSLKR; encoded by the exons GCCAGTCTGTCCATCTGGGGATGGGGGGGTCTTGGAGTTGTGCTTTTCCTCGTCACATTTGGACCTTTTGCCATATTCTACCTGGCCTTTTACATCTTCTGCTTCATTGGAGG GGGCTTTGCAGTCACTTTGCTGTTTGGAAAGATCAACTCCGAGAGACACCTGGAGAAGTGCGAGCATTCTTATCTGCCCCCCACCCAAATTGGTATAGCAAAG ACATTAGATGAGATGAGGCTTGAAAATAAGCCCATTAAAATTGACAGGAGGCTGACCGGCTCCAGTTTCATAGATGAACCGCTGCAGCAG GTGATCCAGTTTGCTTTGAGAGATTATATCCAGTACTGGTACTACACGCTGAGTGAGGATGAGTCCTTTATATTGGAGATCAGACAAACACTGCAGAATGCCCTGGTCCAGTTCTCTACAAG GTCTAAAGAGGTGGACTGGCAGCCTTACTTTACAACTCGTCTGGTGGACGACTTCGCCACACATTTACGTGTCTTTCGCAAAGCCCAGGATCGGCTCCCTGATCGGGAGGACAAGCAAA GGGACATCACAGACGAACTGGTGGACTCGTTCTTCGAAGCCGAAGTGGAGATGGAGCGAAAGATTTGTCGAGATGTTGTTTGCACGTCACTCAAAGAAGAGGAAG GTTTTCTGCGTGACTTGTGTGAGTTGCTTCTGTACCTGTTACTACCTCCTGGAGATTTCCACAACAAGAATATGAGATACTTCCTCAGA GAGGTTCTTGCACGTGGCGTGCTCCTCCCCCTGATCAACCAGCTGAGCGATCCAGACTATATCAACCAGTTTGTCATCTGGATG ATTCGGGACACCAGCTGTAACTAtgaagctttcatgaacatTCTGAAACTGACCGACAAGCCTGCTGAGCTAGAAGCTGTGAAGGACAAggtgctggaggagctgcagtaTCTTCGCTCTCTGGACACTGCTGGAGATG ACATCAATGTGATCAAGAACCAGATAAACAGTCTTCTATTTGTGAAGAAGGTGTGTGAGACCAGGATCCAGAGACTGCACTCTGGCAAG GATGTGGATGCCTTTAAGCTGGCAGCCAACTTTGGCAAGCTGTGTGTCATCCCATTGGACCACATCCTCGTCCACAACATAGCGCTGCAGTTCTTTATGG ATTTCATGCAGGCAGCGGGAGCCCAGGCGGAACTCTTCTTCTGGCTCACGGTGGAGGGCTATAGAGTGAcggctcagcagcagctggaagccATGCATGACTGGCAGAAAGATGGGAAGAAACAAAGCAGCACCACCAAGGGGCTGCTAAAGGCTGCTGCATTGGGAGTCTATGAGCAATACCTCTCAGACAAG GCTTCTCCCCGCGTTCAAGTGAGTGAGTCGTCAGTGGTAGAACTGGGAGAGAGGCTGCAGAGAGATGACCCCACTCCGGAGATATTTGATGACATCCAGAGAAAG GTGTATGACATGATGCTACGTGATGAGCGCTACTACCCCTCCTTCAAGCAGAGTCCTCTCTACGTCCGCATGCTGGCAGAGCTGGACATGCTGAAGGAGCCCAGCTACCGGGGGTCAGACGATGGCGACGGCGAGTCTTTCAACGGATCTCCGACTGGAAGCATAAACGTA TCTCTGGACGACCTGTCCAACTCCTGCCATGACGAATCTATGCACATCCATGCCTTCATCTCTGATACAG CTGATGCGTCTCTCCCTGGCTTTTGGGCTGCTGCAGGGGTCTGCAATGACCACGGTAAAACCTACGCACTGTACGCCATCACTGTGTTAAGACGCAACCCGGACGGCAGCGAAGACTGCTGGAAGACGTACCGGAGGTACTCGGACTTCCATGACTTCCACATGAGGATCACAGAACAG TTTGAAAACTTGGCGTCCATCCTCAAGCTGCCTGGGAAGAAGACCTTCAACAACATGGACAGAGAGTTTCTGGAGCGGAGGAAGAAAGATCTCAATGCATATCTACAG GTGCTGCTGAACCCAGAGACGGTGAAGGCCTGTCCGACCCTGATCCAGCACGTCTATGTTTTCCTGGAGAACAAGGCCTACAGCAAGGGCAAAGGAGAGTTTGCACGCAAG ATCGACACGCTTGTGAATCCCCTGCGGAGCTCCATGAGGAATGTGTCCAACGCAGTCAAGGCGCTGCCCGACAGCCTGGCTGAAGGCATGAACAAGGTGTCGGACAACATGGGCCGCATGTCTGAGCGCCTGGGCCAGGACATCAAACAGTCCATATTTAAG GTTCCCCCCCTACTGCCCAAGTCTGACATTGACCCTGAGCACTGTCGGGTATCGGCCCAGCTGGACGACAAC GTGGACGACAACATCCCTCTGAGAGTGATGCTGCTCCTCATGGACGAGGTGTTCGACCTGAAGGAGAAGAACCAGTGGCTGCGCAGGAACATCAAgaacctgctgcagcagctcatccGAGCCACTTACGGAGACACCATCAACAG GAAAATCGTGGACCATGTGGACTTCCTCACGTCCCCAGAGCAGGTGGCAGAATACGTCAAGAAGTTCAG GGACTCCTACTGGCCCAACGGTATTCTGGCAGAGAAGTCTCCTCGCCGGGACAAGTGCGTGCGCATGAGGACACGTGTCGCTGCGAAAACCAGTCTGCTGGGGATCATGCCAG ACGAGCTCAAGCACATCATCGGCGCGGACACCACCAGGAAGGGGATCTTGCGAGTCTTCGACATGTTCCAGTATCAGCCCATGAACCGGCGCCTGGTCTACGTGTTCCTAGAAGGCTTCCTGGAGACCATGTTTCCCCAGTACAAATTCCCCGACCTCTTCGTCAAACTGCACTCCCGCTCCCCCCGCCTGCACAGATACAGCCAGAAATTCAAATCCTCCTCGCTCAAGAGGTGA